CTGATAGCGCAGATACATTAAGTTCGGTAAACCGCACCATTCCTCCTCAAGTGATATATAAACATGGCGATAGTCTGGTGGAGTACTGTGTCTTGCAGAAAGTACCAGTCATTCTTGTAATGTGGTATCCCACATATAGCAATCTGGATAAAAACTTCGAAAGCTTTTTCAGCGGTCTACAATACCACTTCACCGGTCGCTTGAATACGTTTAATTGTATTGTATGTGTTCCCTCAATGCCAAACAAACGCAGTAGGTTGTACGGTATGTTTGAACGTCTTGATTTGCTTGACAATATTATTGTTGTTCCTGTTAAAATATTGTGTCAGTGGCTCAAAAGTAGAATGGAAGACAGTTATCAAGCCTTGTCGACTTCTTCTGGGGCTATGACTCTCCCAAAATACCCGGATCAGGGAGAATCGCTCGTCAAAGTTGAAGTGGACCAGGAAGAACTGGTTTGGATCAGGACTCAAGTACATATTTTGGTTATGCCTGGTATTGATCACAGTAGTACAACTATTGCGAATCCTACTCAAAACAAAGGTTACGATTTTCTCAAAGGGCATGATATCGATTGGACTGTTTTAGAAAATGGGGAGTACGACGTAAAGAGAGATCTACTTGAAGAGGCCATAGCGTATATCGAACAGAAGCATGCCAAGACGGGCAAATCCGGACTTGTAACAATATATCATTCACCCGGGGGCGGGGGAACAACTTTCGCACGAAGGTTGCTGTTTGAGCTGCGTGATAAGCTTCCATGTGGCGAATTAAAATCAGgtcaaattattttgaaaaatctgGTAGATCGTCTCATCACGATTCGAAATTTAACACGTCTTCAAACTGTTTTGCTGTTAGATGGCAGAAGCATGCATgatgtgaaaaaaattatggccatTTGTAGCAAAATGCGAATCTTAGTAATTCATGTTCGTCGATATTATCAGGAATCAGAAAAAGCTCCTAGCGGAGATGGAATATTTTTTCTCCGTGATAGTGTTTCAAAGCAAGAAGCTAACGAGTTCGGAATGATTTACTCAAAGGCTGCTCCAGAAAACAAGTCCAAACTGATGTCACTCTCGCAAAAAATAGAAAACGAAGAAGCACATTTTGTCTTTGAATATGGATTAACAGCATTTCAATCAAAGTACCAAGGAATTCGCAGATATGTCCACGGATATTTGCAGATTGAAGACAATCAAAAACTTCAAGATTGGCACActgttttggtgtttttatcGTTGGCAAATTATTACGGACATAGGGGATTACCAAGCAAATTGTTTGGAAAAATTCTTCACAAAAGTGACAATGAAACGGTTGAATTAGAGGATCTACCACACGCTGCCCGGCAGTTTATAACAGAAGAAGAGCATACTTGGAAAATTACCTACTATATTGTAAGTAAGCTTATTTTGGAACAAGTATTGGTGAAGCGATCTACGACTGAATACGATTTTAGTTATAACACTCTTACAACAAAGGCCTCACAAGAGCTATGTTGTTGGGCGACACGTTTCATAGAAAATATGTACGGTTACGTTGGAGAATATGGCAAGGTCGGAACTCATATATACGAAATACTCACTTCCATTTTTATAAGACGCCATTACGACGATCCCGGAGAAAACGAGTTGGAATCAAGACCACGACTGCACTATTCCAAGCTTCTTGAAGAAACATGTTCCCATACGGATAAGGGaatcattttgaaaaaactAGTTACTTGTTTTCCCAACGAAGCTGAATTTCGAGCTCACTTGGGTAGATTTCATTCAAAACAGGGGGAGTTTGATCAGGCAGAAATTTGTTTTAAGCTGGCAATTGAGACTAAGAAAAACGAAACCAGAAGACCGGATCCGGATTTATTGCTTCCCAAAAATGCTGAACAAAATAGAGGAGACAGTGTATTGGAAAGAATATATAACATGGCTGGCTTCGCTTGTATGTCGCATATTCGAACAGAAATTGGTGTTCGTTTGGGGAATATTTCAGAACGCACATTGCGAGGCAAAAGTCGACCAAATCTGATCAGGTCTTGTCTTGAAAAAGCTGAAAGAGccattaaaaattttgaaaatggaagAGACTGGTACCAGAACGGCTCGAATCCCTCTTTCGCGAATCTGGGCGAACTCAAAGTTCGCTTGCAACTCATAGAGCTTGCGAAGCAAATAAGTGACGGTCAATATCAATCCCTGCTTAAAAAAGACAGCCCGTACATTGATCTTGGCAATTTCGTGCTTGAATCTTTTCACGAATGTGATCTTCTTCTGGCGCACTGCATATCGTACAGGTCTAGAAATATGGACATACCCGAGGAAGAAATCGATCTGTGCTTGAACCACTTCAATTTCTTTTTCTCAAACGCAACGAAGGCATTGGAGCAATGGTCCGGAAATGATAAGTCGATTCATTCAATGAAATGTCATCTTTCAATGCTGAAAATCAAACTTCGCGGACAAAATAGAAAGTGGTTCAGGCTGAACGAGGATGTGAAGTCTAccgaacaaataaaaaaatttgttaatttgtGCGAAAAAATATGTGATGCTGTTTGCAACGATGAACTTTCTAAGACTAGAATATCTAGTTATATGATGGAATGGCTGAGAGCAATAAGACATAAGCACATGCCTCGAACCTATAATTTGACCGACGTATTGTCACGCATAAGAAAATGGAAAGTCCGCAAGGAAATGGGTTCATTAGCGAACTTTTATCATTATGTGTTGGCCACCACGCTATCATTGAGTTCTGTTAGTCGAGAAATAGCCGATGCGTTCAGTAATGAATCTCATAAAATCAAGGAATATATGAGACAAAACGATTTCACTCATCTGCATCTACTTGACACAAGTGAATGGCTTGGTCGAAGTGAAGATCCGCAAAGTTTCAATCGCCTCATTCCGTCATTAGATTTGGGAGAATGGGATGGAAGATTTTGGACTAATAAACAGCAAATATCTCGACTTCAAGTTTGCACAGGCTCGATCTACTTCTGCAGACCATACGATGGAATAATCATTGTTGATGTCGGCACTTCAACACCAATCGGAGTGTTTTTTGTGCCCCAAAGATATTCCATCGGAGTTTCCCACTCTAAAAAGAAAACAAGGGTTGAATTTTATATAAGTTTCAATCCTCGACGTTTTGCTGAGGCACATGAAGTCACTCCTCTTAAGAAATACAAATGCCAAAATCCTTCTTGCAAATCACCTACCGAAATACCAACACTGGGAAAGGAACCTGGAGAATGCGTGGCTCCGTGTAACATGTGTGATACTATAGTAGTAAAACCGACGTGATTTGATATATTATGATTTGCGATTGAGTGTAAACTATTCTcgtatatatttgtaatataattgCAAGTTTTTTCCACGATTGTTTGCCAGAGTTGGACTACCCATTGGTACAATTATTGTACTTTGTCTGATAATTAATAAACACACTCAACTTCATTGGatgattatttttacaatttgatAATTTGGCATTTTCCACTGATCCATGAATTAActatttgaatttttcgatgcTTAAAGCTTGCAAGTTATATATatctgttattttttaaaactactgCGATGGCCTGCCCGACTGTACGAATAATAGCAAAAGTTCATTAAATGTTGACATCGAcatatttatattgttattcATATGTTCACATGTTTCTTCAGTTATTAATTTACTACCTGAATCTAAGCATCAGCTTCATAATCGGGTATTATACTTTAGAATCTTAATTATGACTTCTTCAACTATTTTGCTTCCAACATTATTCTTTCAACTTTTcttaaataaaatgaattataaatcttttatttaaattatattccgTATGCTTGCACTATGTTTGCTTATAACCAGTAGAAAGGTATTTGCATACTGAAATTTCGTGTATTCATCTAATATTCAGTACTGTTGAATGGCGTCTTGGAAAAAATGCGGAActatagaaatttatttgtcgAGTCATTGCAATTGGATTTAATTAAAAGAGGATTCAATTTCAGTCTTTAAAAATTTGGTGTTTTATTACCAATACGATTCAAATCAATAACTGCTGAACCACTGAATTACAAGTTAGCAACTTTTCGACTTATTTATTATCACATGATTGTTTCTTATTGTTAAATACTGAATGACCGATGAGAATTGCACCAATACCGCAGTAATTCGTTCTTTCAACTAACACCAGCGGCCCCTGCAATTCGGTAAGAATAGTGTGTTCTGTATGGTAAACTGCCAATTATACTATGAATAAATCATTTCATATTTTCCGAGAATTTGTCTTTCCATTGGTaatgtataaatcaaatttttataatatagcaTGAGATTTTCGCTTTGTCTTGGTTATTCTAGAGACAGATCttttcgtttttattatttgtaatgTTGCAATGTGGTGGTGTGACCTAATTGTACAAATACTTGTAAAATGAAATCAGCTGTTCTATTACGTTGCAGTTCAACAGCATCTGAAGCCGCTTAATGACTAAATGAATGTATTTATATActaaaaaaactttcaattgtTATCATGCAACCACTTTGCATCAATTTCGTTttgatttttcgaatttcagTAGATtagaaatctgatatttttgCTACCGTATAACATGTTTGCGGTTTATTCCGATGAAGGGTAAAAACgattttattttggaaataaatataCTCATATATTCTGTTTACAAAAATGTAATTCGTGGAAATATTCCAATATCTGGTAACTACATTTACTCACTATAGAACACGTTTGCATCCTGAAGCAACgtaaaaaataaacttattttgaaattgaatatatatataattcttttGCAACAATGTAATCCTTTAGAATATACGAGCTGTTGTTATGAAGATTTGCAGAGTTATTCCAATCGCCTAATTTAGCCATTAGATTTGGGAGAATGGGACGAAAGATTTTGGGctaaacaaaaaatatctcGACTTCTAGTTTCCACAGGCTCAATCTACTTCTGCAGGCCACACGATGGTATTGTCATTGTTGATGTCGGCACCCAAACATTATCTTTTACAGTACATTACCTTACCTACCTACAATGCGTCATCGGTATTGAAAAACTTCCGTTCTGTAAAATCGAAGTTTAAGACATTCGTCACGCTTGATAGAAATAAATACAGCGAAAACTCTTTACGAGTAAAAGTTTGCGATCTGTCACaatagactaccggtactgcagTCTTCACGACAAGCGCGCATGCGGAACCGCCACAGGGTGCCATATTTCTTGACGTGCCATATTTCTTGATGTTCCATAGACAAACGAATGCCAGAGCCGACGGCAATTGTTGAAAGTTAAACCGTGATTCCGATCACTCCAAAATTAGGAAATATTTGAACTAACGTTAGGTTCTCCCTGTCGGCACCACCAgtattaaaattgatatttagTTTGAAACTTCACCCCAAGTATCACagggtttcaaatttttgaaaagctAAATAAAAGTCATTCGTCGATCATTCCCCAAATACAGGTTCTACAAACTTTCTTTGAACGTGTTTTTCCCCAGAAAAAAAaggtgaatttattatttcgtcaaccagaaaacacataatatgtaaaaaaatgataataacaaAATAGGTGAATCTAAAGTTTTCGGTATGACCCGATTTCAAGCGTGATGTAACAAATTCGATGGACAATGAGAAAACGGTGAATTCCGACCTTCAAAATACCAAATTTGTCAAAGCAGCCAAAAACTACATCGGGTAATGTTATATGGTATAAtgtgctcccgtagtatatgcgccaagatgacggacaccggaacgtagcatgtgtaccaggttagggttatagCTCAATAACTTCTTCGCCATCTTCATCCTCTGGTAAAAACTTGGAATATGTGCAACCCATGTCACAATATAATAACTGAGTTATGCTACTTTAAAATTAGGAGCAGTAAGGattaaatctgaaaaatatagtGGTGCACAGTACGAAAATTGGAAGGCATACAATGACTGGTCGCCATATTCAACATTTCATTTGATTATTGGCATCTTCGATATTGAGGAGTCATTCCGAAATTTCGCTCCAAAATTAACCTGGGTTACTCTGGCCGCCATTCCCAGCACCCAATTCTGCAAGCAGataaatcttgaaaataattCCTTCACTTATATAACACGATGTCATATAAAGAGCGGATGTCAGGAGATCGCGAGATGGGattttggtttatttattatacaaacgAATGTTCTTGATCGAAATATAATTCTTTATACGTTCCCAAGTTTTCCTAAATCTGATGAACCCATGCCTGGCCCTACTTGGTTTTTGCCAAATTAAATTctcaaaatcaacaatttgcAGATTcggatatttcaaaatttccccAAATCAAGAATCTAATACTCGTATAATTCTTAATTTATATGATCAAAGCTCATTTGGTTCATCAATTTGATTCATTCTAGCTCTGGTGCAAACTAACTGTCTTATCCATGGGTGGGCAAATTTTGATCACctaaactggcgggccatgtaagtgtgacgtaaaaagttacattttatgaacaatatttacagtgttacaaaggcaacagtgaaaaacaataagcctcgtgcccaAACTAAAtgtaaccgcaatctcaacaaataccttcgagttattttttgctgaaatatcaaaatttgatttcagtttggttgtgacagcaccaggcgggccagattgaatcacccaacgggccggatttggcccgcgggccatactTTGCCCAAGTCTGGTCTTATCTCTCGTTCACAGTTTCCAAATTTATAGAACACCTCTgaaaaaatgttgcaattaGTGCGGCGTTATGCTCTTTTATAGATTCAACCGCATGCACTAAAGATTAAACGCATTATAGTGTGCGACGTATAtttctattcattttgaaaGTATGCCGATGTCACCAACCATTTTTCCTCGGATTATGATGATTAATAAGCAAATTAAAGCAAAGTACGCTATAGTTAATCAATTTTCTATGCTACTAAAATGAATGCATTTTTGGGATTCAATTGTAGGTCGTCTACAAAAATTTCTGTAGTGACTCCCTTTCTTTGGTGCCCCGAGCAAGGGCACCGATTGAAAAACTCGATGTCAGGAATGGTTTTTTCCACTCTTCGCCACAAACTAAATTGAACTGCAGAATAAAAGTTGCAAATAATCGCAAATCTTAACCGACACATGCTTTCAGCGTTCAGTGATTAAATTGCAACTTGTATAAatattagtaaatataaaacCTTTTTCATAAATTACTTAATCCAGACAAACAAATAGCACAATATACAAACAGGTCAGTGATACATGAAATAGCTtaaccagggtggtccaagagcCTCGAGTTattgtcggcctcgcgggccacaaagTTATTTTTGCgagccacaatagtgccaagaataggtgaacattgcaatacaaaacaaacacctttATTGTTGAAACacattatcattatttttcatttatcaagctaaaacatggaAGAACCACCAAAAACctcactaaaacgtgcaaaCATTTTACTATATCCTACATGTAGTGTAAGctttcaaacttttcaaaacGGATGAAAGTGCCATAAAGAGAAAAATGCCGTTTTCGAATTTGAGATACAGAAGGTTAATTAGTATAGTTACTAAATtgtctgacatataggcagcatttttttaatactgtttaggctggttgcaaaaaaacacccggcaggaattatattttcggccataacattaaaatttatttatcaggcatagccaacttAGACTAATAggttcctcattcgatttttagtttccTATAAAGACTATTTTGTAGCAAaaattcccgaccaaaaagatagaaagccagttaacaatttagactagccaagcacattattcaactttgctagttgcctcagctagccataacactagtcaattcagtgacattagtgatgtaacaatatgtctaaagattttttctggttattttgatgacgaaacaacaccaaatgcgattttttacCACCCTCCCGCAAATGTAACGCTGGCCACAGATAATAAGGTGGCGACCCACATGTGGctcgcgggcctgggtttggatcACCCTGCGCTAAACCAACAAATTGCCCccatagggggggggggggggggttctatTCGATATTCGTAACTCGTAAGTTCAATGTGAGCTGCGACTTTAAAGACATTTTTAAATTATGgataatataatatatctcCATAGCTGCAGTTGTTTTGCCGTCTCTGTTGTCATATACAAAACCATTTTCACACGGTTCGATAAGACTTCTGTTTACTTGAATATAATTTTCAGCAGATTGATTAGTTTGGATTTCAACGGCAAATCTTAATATAAGAAGATCATGGATTTTGTAACTTAATATATTGTTGTACAATAGCGTAACATTTTTTACATCGTTGGTTCATAGCGTCAAAGATTGTCGCTGACGACGGATACTAAAATTTGGTAATACTGAGAATAATTATTAAGTATACTCCATGGAAATTTTGGTCTAGACTAGAGTGTCATTTGTTGTCCAAATACAAAGTTCGGGAATAataagaaatattaaaactggTCACTTCGATACACAGAAATTGTCGTATATTTTGTCAAAACTATATAATATTacacaataaacattttaatgaAGATAATCAAGATAACGAAGGGAAGATTATTATCTGTACCTTCGGCAGCTACTCaacgttttgttattttctgagGAATATAATTGAACAAATAGGAATTGTTGAAATGAATATAATtctgtaacaaaaaaaaattattcaaggTATTTCATGAAATGTGCAACTTGTTTATTGAAACGTATTagctgaaatttatatatttaaattttacgGTAAGCAACTTGAAGACAATTACAAAACTGAATcaaacacaaatttttttgataatcaATCTCCGGAACTAGGCATATATGTGGCGGTGcatgaaaaacaaaaactggCGAAAAGATTACCATTCCTTCGGGTATTGCAGTGATTATCAAACTTGCTAGGATTAGTTTGTGATATGCGCTGGTAGATCCCGATTCTTCAAAAACGTTGTCCATTTTCGTCAACGACAAACAAATTCATTCGcatataaacaataatttaattCTTTGATGCTGATGTCTTGTTATTTAACAATGATACATTTTAATAGGTTTTCCTATGTTTCAAGATAACTGTATGCAAGCTTAATGCGACTTTTAATCAGAGATTGACTGCCTCGCAAGACAAACTAGAATCTGCAGTCTATGATGCGGTTGGGTGTAcacgaatataaaaaaaaatgcgtgTCTCTCATGATGCAAATTTTTTCATCATTGTGTCTGTGCTGTTCTGTATCCTCTATATTTCTCCAGAATTAGAATATTACTCATAATAATTGCCCTATCTTAATAATAGTATAACATGgtgcaattaatttttttattattgtgtcTGTGCTATTCctattgtttatttatattttatactgaTTCCGTTCTGTTATGTTGATCTGTAACGTACTAGAATAACTAGATCACACATCACAGTGTAGCAccggtataatatatattttacacatgTCCTCTGAACTCTATCACAATGTGCTGTTAGTGTCGAATCATGGAACTGAAATATCTGCTGACTCATTTTccgtcttttttatatttatattgtagcaACCAATTCCGACTTTTTAATAACAGTGTAAATTTGGTCAGGAGCCTTGATGACCTTCAACGGTCTCTCTCTCCCACGGAGAAAAACTTAAATATCATTACGTCGTTCTACAAAGGCACGCTTACATTTCAAATAACAACACAAGAGAAACAGGAAATAATAGTCACGTTGTTGCCAGGCCTGTATACAGGCTTGTATTTTTGTTATGATTTGAAGTTAAGCCTGATCGAGATATTGTCGTGAGTTCCCGGGTCAGGTAGCGCGGTGGTGGCGTGCTCTCCTGTGTCTGATAAACACGAGGTGATAATACCGTGGGAGGGGCTGAAGACAAGATGATTAGAGTGCAAAATAATTCATAGGGTAACCGACCGCTGTGAGTAATTCAAAAGTGAAACATCATCACACCACATGCCCGTAGCGCTTTAGGTTAGGACTATTCCGAGGGAGGAagattgaaaaacaaatttattaaaaacccaattaaacaaaaaaatgggCTAATCGTAGATCCTGATGTTTTTGATGAGGGAGGCAGGTTTCAGGATTTTCACCAGTTTCTGTTCGAATAATTTGGAGAGCtaccaaataaaattttaaaaaagtaatttGTTGGTTCCACTTCgtaaaaatgtatttgattaCTTGTACCAAGGTGTAtacctattttttttaattcattcagGTTTACCGATAATTCTGCCTATTTCGAGAATTAGCTTCCGCCTTCGATTAAGTTGCCGTTTTTCGATTCAGAATCATCTTTAAAGTCTTTTCGACAAAATTTGAACAATCTTTTTCCTTAGTATCATTAATGTCGtagtttatataaaatatccGATCGCaaaaatcgtgaataatatattagaTTGAACCTGAACGCAATAAACTGCGAGACACCGCGGTCTAAGATTTAACTTTTTCAAGCGTGAGTGTTTTTAGCGTGTAGGTAAAATACTTTTATTGTTGCGATGGTCGAGAAGCACAGTTGAATTATATAAACCAAACCAAGAATAGTTGAAAACACATACATCATCAGTCTTATACATATGTGAGACGCTAAATGTGCCCTAGACGTTAATTCTTGCACGGTGCAAGTTTCAATTTGTTTATGGTTTGGAAAAATGAATGTATCCTCACCCTTGATCCGAAACAAAATCCATCGACATTTTAGCATTGTACTCTTTTTGATgccttatttttgagtttttttagaTTTACAAGTACCGTATACGACGTAATTTACCAAAACAAATTCAATTATTTACCTACCTACTATTTAACTGTACCAATAGCTATAGTTTCCTTCAGATCTTCAACAGATTTTTCGCAACGTAATTTGACTTCAATTTATCCGAAGACAAAATGATCATTTTGATATTATACTGCATGAACAATCCATCGTTGCCAACTGTTTTCCATTATCTTTGCACCCACGTAACTTTGCTCCCGTAAACTGCTTCCAGAACATTTGAACTCCGGATATTTTTACCCACAGAATTTGCACTTATGGACAATGAAATCACATGTATGTATAGATCCGCGAATAAGCGGACCTATAGAATGCTTCACCTACATGCATTCACATACATCACATCCACGATTATATGGAATAATACTGTGAGGTAAACAAGACTGCTACTTGCCACCGAATATTGTACATCTCATATGTTCATACCCGGTGTATAGTTGAATCATAACTTatgttttgaatttaaattgaaaatttattaatattcgtAAATGAATGGAAATCCAAGTTAGATGTAAAATATGATTGCACAGTTGTTTGTTGATATAAGATTCTAGGTAATCAGTATATATTAAAGACAAATAAGTAAAAAATGTTTAGATAAGCTGG
The genomic region above belongs to Styela clava chromosome 13, kaStyClav1.hap1.2, whole genome shotgun sequence and contains:
- the LOC120333050 gene encoding uncharacterized protein LOC120333050 produces the protein MDSDVDCSSDVPSHSETESSSGLGNYDVAIYFHYTTKEKISDAEKILIEDGLTICLSHRDAPAARPKLQNLYSIAKRSDLRVFLITDKFVKEEFSFHLRLLENADVSTKENTLLLMRRSQIRHIPEHVKDFTCKVFKDRIRGEDIAELIKEFRAKDGEQVSDFISDDFPNDEDNAVAEISSGINDQLEVCEENIKTYETKLRRFKELFGVVSKKRCYILIVSPLHERSAALNDIVAVPWIRVFDFDSKSRVNGLLSWTEEVLGKRHHTKTDQLDSIDIPNDDVTNWVFINGYTDSADTLSSVNRTIPPQVIYKHGDSLVEYCVLQKVPVILVMWYPTYSNLDKNFESFFSGLQYHFTGRLNTFNCIVCVPSMPNKRSRLYGMFERLDLLDNIIVVPVKILCQWLKSRMEDSYQALSTSSGAMTLPKYPDQGESLVKVEVDQEELVWIRTQVHILVMPGIDHSSTTIANPTQNKGYDFLKGHDIDWTVLENGEYDVKRDLLEEAIAYIEQKHAKTGKSGLVTIYHSPGGGGTTFARRLLFELRDKLPCGELKSGQIILKNLVDRLITIRNLTRLQTVLLLDGRSMHDVKKIMAICSKMRILVIHVRRYYQESEKAPSGDGIFFLRDSVSKQEANEFGMIYSKAAPENKSKLMSLSQKIENEEAHFVFEYGLTAFQSKYQGIRRYVHGYLQIEDNQKLQDWHTVLVFLSLANYYGHRGLPSKLFGKILHKSDNETVELEDLPHAARQFITEEEHTWKITYYIVSKLILEQVLVKRSTTEYDFSYNTLTTKASQELCCWATRFIENMYGYVGEYGKVGTHIYEILTSIFIRRHYDDPGENELESRPRLHYSKLLEETCSHTDKGIILKKLVTCFPNEAEFRAHLGRFHSKQGEFDQAEICFKLAIETKKNETRRPDPDLLLPKNAEQNRGDSVLERIYNMAGFACMSHIRTEIGVRLGNISERTLRGKSRPNLIRSCLEKAERAIKNFENGRDWYQNGSNPSFANLGELKVRLQLIELAKQISDGQYQSLLKKDSPYIDLGNFVLESFHECDLLLAHCISYRSRNMDIPEEEIDLCLNHFNFFFSNATKALEQWSGNDKSIHSMKCHLSMLKIKLRGQNRKWFRLNEDVKSTEQIKKFVNLCEKICDAVCNDELSKTRISSYMMEWLRAIRHKHMPRTYNLTDVLSRIRKWKVRKEMGSLANFYHYVLATTLSLSSVSREIADAFSNESHKIKEYMRQNDFTHLHLLDTSEWLGRSEDPQSFNRLIPSLDLGEWDGRFWTNKQQISRLQVCTGSIYFCRPYDGIIIVDVGTSTPIGVFFVPQRYSIGVSHSKKKTRVEFYISFNPRRFAEAHEVTPLKKYKCQNPSCKSPTEIPTLGKEPGECVAPCNMCDTIVVKPT